In Gossypium arboreum isolate Shixiya-1 chromosome 5, ASM2569848v2, whole genome shotgun sequence, a single genomic region encodes these proteins:
- the LOC108485756 gene encoding protein SHI RELATED SEQUENCE 5-like yields MAGFFYLGGREGAASSKQEGEDKEENLYFYRNEEIYNKGFEIWPQYYYQQQNVNNLSFGAGPSRRTTGFNLSDESSSRSAGFTVMRQGGMNCQDCGNQAKKDCAHLRCRTCCKSRGFQCQTHVKSTWVPAAKRRERQQQLAALQQTQQQQQQQQNQQQEHQQLFRGDNPKRQRDNHGSPSLACTRLSPTTSGLELGQFPPEVSSPAVFRCVKVSAMDDVEGEFAYQTAVNIAGHVFKGILYDRGPEIRYTSGGESSQQLNLITTASTTAAAATTTTAATSSNPGTSMIDPSLYPAPLNAFIAGTQFFPPPRS; encoded by the exons ATGGCTGGCTTCTTCTATCTAGGTGGACGTGAAGGAGCTGCTTCAAGCAAACAAGAAGGGGAAGATAAAGAAGAGAACCTTTATTTTTACAGAAACGAGGAGATCTACAACAAAGGGTTTGAGATATGGCCTCAGTATTATTACCAACAGCAAAACGTCAACAATTTGTCGTTTGGAGCGGGTCCTAGTCGAAGAACAACCGGCTTTAATCTCTCCGATGAGTCGTCTTCGAGATCAGCAGGGTTCACGGTTATGAGACAAGGAGGTATGAACTGTCAAGATTGTGGTAACCAAGCTAAGAAAGATTGTGCGCATTTGAGATGCCGGACCTGTTGCAAGAGCCGAGGGTTTCAGTGCCAAACTCACGTTAAGAGTACATGGGTTCCTGCTGCTAAAAGGCGAGAGAGGCAGCAACAACTCGCAGCTTTGCAACAAACAcaacagcagcagcagcagcagcaaaaTCAACAACAAGAACACCAACAACTGTTTAGAGGAGACAATCCCAAAAGGCAGAGAGATAATCATGGTTCTCCCTCTCTTGCCTGCACTCGTTTATCCCCCACCACGTCAG GGTTGGAACTGGGCCAATTCCCTCCCGAAGTTAGTTCTCCAGCAGTGTTCCGCTGTGTAAAAGTAAGCGCTATGGACGACGTAGAGGGGGAGTTTGCATATCAAACGGCTGTAAACATCGCAGGTCATGTATTCAAGGGAATTCTCTACGATCGAGGCCCTGAAATTCGTTATACTAGTGGAGGTGAAAGCTCTCAGCAACTCAATCTCATCACAACTGCTTCCACTACTGCAGCAGCTGCTACAACGACAACAGCAGCTACTTCCAGCAATCCAGGCACAAGTATGATTGACCCTTCCCTTTATCCAGCTCCACTTAATGCTTTCATTGCCGGTACGCAATTCTTCCCACCTCCAAGGTCTTGA
- the LOC108485155 gene encoding S-type anion channel SLAH1-like — protein MLTKKNLFKLIVHQKTKFTHLHFMLMAIVTSQTVLQLVVDSTVSHISSIDSTHQIQCSSLSTIVARRIKESFTTVLTKFHAGYFRVSLSLGGQALLWKTLIGPTDNKSTFRLALHTFHPRAFTLLWSFALVTLVLLSILYLLRCLFYFKMVKDEFLHDVGVNYLFAPSISWLLLLQSAPFFCFNNPYSYVVLWLVFAVPIVVLDVKIYGQWFTKGKKILSAIANRTSHLSVIANLVGAQAAANMGWNESAICFFSVGMVHYLVLFVTLYQRFSGTDLLPTMLRPALFLYFAAPSMASLAWQSIAGSFDTASKMLFFLSLFLFMSLVLRPTLFKRSMRRFNVAWWAFSFPLSVLALASMEYAEEVKSDAANLLMLLLLTSSVIVSVGLIIFTLLNTHILVLPHNSDPISSLPTLRSNSTTTASV, from the exons ATGCTAACCAAGAAAAATCTCTTCAAACTCATAGTTCATCAGAAAACAAAGTTTACTCACCTACATTTTATGCTAATGGCCATCGTAACATCTCAAACCGTGCTTCAGCTCGTAGTAGACAGTACTGTATCCCACATCAGCAGCATCGATTCTACCCATCAAATTCAATGTAGCAGCCTCTCAACCATTGTTGCTCGGCGTATCAAGGAATCATTCACCACCGTCTTAACCAAATTCCATGCTGGTTATTTTAGGGTAAGCCTATCTTTGGGTGGCCAAGCTTTATTATGGAAGACGTTAATAGGGCCAACCGATAATAAAAGCACTTTTAGACTTGCCCTCCATACGTTTCATCCCAGAGCTTTTACTCTACTCTGGTCTTTCGCACTCGTTACCCTTGTTTTGCTTTCCATTCTTTACCTTTTGAGGTGTTTATTTTACTTCAAGATGGTGAAAGACGAGTTCTTGCACGATGTAGGGGTCAACTACCTATTTGCTCCATCCATTTCTTGGCTTCTTTTGCTTCAATCAGCACCCTTCTTTTGCTTCAACAATCCATACTCATACGTAGTTCTCTGGTTGGTTTTTGCGGTTCCTATCGTGGTGCTCGACGTTAAAATCTATGGCCAATGGTTTACTAAGGGCAAAAAGATTTTGTCAGCGATTGCAAATCGGACGAGTCATTTGTCAGTTATAGCGAACCTGGTCGGTGCACAAGCGGCGGCAAATATGGGGTGGAATGAGAGTGCCATTTGCTTTTTCTCAGTAGGGATGGTGCATTATTTGGTGCTTTTCGTGACGCTATACCAGCGTTTTTCAGGCACCGACCTCCTTCCAACGATGTTAAGGCCGGCTTTGTTCTTGTACTTCGCAGCACCAAGCATGGCGAGCTTGGCTTGGCAATCTATCGCTGGTTCTTTTGATACTGCTTCAAAAATGCTCTTCTTTCTCTCGCTCTTCCTCTTCATGTCACtg GTTTTGAGGCCGACACTGTTTAAGAGATCAATGAGAAGGTTCAATGTGGCGTGGTGGGCTTTCTCGTTTCCCTTGTCAGTGCTGGCTCTGGCTTCAATGGAATATGCAGAAGAAGTGAAAAGCGACGCTGCAAATCTCCTAATGCTTCTTCTTTTAACATCTTCTGTCATCGTCTCCGTTGGTTTGATCATTTTCACTCTGCTCAACACCCACATATTGGTCTTACCCCACAATTCCGATCCTATTTCAAGTTTGCCAACACTACGCAGCAATTCAACAACTACAGCAAGTGTTTAA